Proteins found in one Rhodovulum sp. MB263 genomic segment:
- a CDS encoding tetratricopeptide repeat protein produces MTNPDSFIQEVTEEVRRDRLFSWMRRYGWIAALAILILVGGAGWREWDLAQRQADAQALGDRILEALDIQDSAARAQALAGIEADGEAGALVALLAASEAPDAAARIAATERLEAVASDNGLPPYMSDLAALKLVLLRGREMPPEGRIAALEPLAGPGRPFRPLVLEQIAYAEIEAGRTEAALDRLRGLLQDAEASADLRRRASQLIVALGGSQDAG; encoded by the coding sequence ATGACCAATCCCGACAGTTTCATCCAGGAAGTGACCGAAGAGGTCCGTCGCGACCGCCTGTTTTCCTGGATGCGCCGCTATGGCTGGATCGCGGCGCTCGCGATCCTGATTCTGGTCGGCGGTGCCGGCTGGCGCGAATGGGACCTGGCGCAGCGCCAGGCCGATGCCCAGGCGCTGGGCGACCGTATTCTCGAGGCGCTCGACATCCAGGATTCCGCCGCCCGCGCGCAGGCGCTGGCCGGGATCGAGGCCGATGGCGAGGCGGGCGCGCTGGTCGCGCTTCTTGCCGCCTCCGAGGCCCCGGATGCCGCCGCGCGGATCGCGGCCACCGAGCGGCTCGAGGCCGTCGCCTCCGACAATGGCCTGCCGCCCTACATGTCAGACCTCGCAGCGCTGAAGCTCGTTCTGCTGCGCGGTCGCGAGATGCCGCCCGAGGGGCGGATCGCGGCGCTCGAACCGCTGGCCGGACCGGGGCGTCCGTTCCGTCCGCTGGTGCTCGAACAGATCGCCTATGCCGAGATCGAGGCGGGCCGGACCGAAGCCGCGCTCGATCGCCTGCGCGGGCTTCTTCAGGATGCCGAGGCCAGCGCGGACTTGCGTCGGCGCGCCAGTCAGTTGATTGTGGCGCTTGGCGGATCGCAGGATGCAGGCTGA
- a CDS encoding efflux RND transporter periplasmic adaptor subunit, with product MLTALLVTVSFYMLMMERPHVMAFARVEPVSAAPDPAAGDGAAQAVSVVVIDSKARPVRGGVRLRGETEAARSVAMLAEIDGRVISEPLRKGSSVAAGETLCRIEPGTRPAALAQARALLAEARARLPEARATVAQARAQLDEAEINDRAAQRLSREGYASDTRVAGTAAAVSTAEAAVASATAGLEAAETARRTAEAQVRTAEIEIERLTITAPFAGVLDEDTAELGALLQPGSTCATVIALDPIRLVGAVPETDVDKIRPGAPAIGQLVSGRGIEGKVSFVARISDPVTRTFRVEAEAANAEGTLRAGQSVDILIAGPSRDGHLVPQSALTLDDDGRLGLRLVDEDSRARFVPVEVIRDTPEGIWISGLPDDARVIVVGQEFVADGTPVEVHRREPPQ from the coding sequence ATGCTCACCGCCCTTCTGGTGACAGTGTCATTCTACATGCTGATGATGGAACGCCCGCATGTGATGGCGTTTGCCAGGGTCGAGCCGGTCAGCGCCGCACCCGACCCGGCCGCGGGCGACGGGGCGGCGCAGGCGGTCTCGGTCGTGGTCATCGACAGCAAGGCGCGGCCGGTGCGGGGCGGCGTAAGGCTTCGGGGCGAGACCGAGGCCGCGCGCAGCGTCGCGATGCTGGCCGAGATCGACGGCCGGGTGATTTCCGAGCCGCTCAGGAAGGGCAGCTCGGTCGCCGCGGGCGAAACGCTTTGCCGGATCGAGCCGGGGACGCGGCCGGCGGCGCTGGCCCAGGCCCGCGCGCTTCTGGCCGAGGCCCGCGCCCGCCTGCCCGAGGCTCGCGCCACCGTGGCCCAGGCCCGCGCGCAGCTCGACGAGGCCGAGATCAACGACCGGGCCGCGCAGCGGCTGTCGCGCGAAGGCTATGCCTCCGACACCCGGGTGGCGGGGACGGCCGCGGCCGTCTCGACCGCCGAAGCGGCCGTCGCCTCGGCCACCGCCGGGCTTGAAGCGGCCGAAACTGCCCGCCGCACCGCAGAGGCCCAGGTCAGGACCGCCGAGATCGAGATCGAGCGGCTGACCATCACCGCCCCCTTCGCGGGCGTGCTCGACGAGGATACCGCCGAACTGGGAGCCTTGCTGCAGCCCGGCTCGACCTGCGCCACGGTGATCGCGCTCGACCCGATCCGGCTGGTGGGGGCCGTGCCCGAGACCGATGTCGACAAGATCCGGCCCGGTGCGCCCGCGATCGGCCAGCTGGTCTCGGGCCGCGGGATCGAGGGAAAGGTCTCCTTCGTCGCCCGCATCAGCGATCCTGTCACCCGCACCTTCCGGGTCGAGGCCGAGGCCGCCAATGCCGAGGGCACGCTCCGGGCCGGGCAAAGCGTCGATATCCTGATCGCGGGCCCCTCGCGCGACGGCCATCTGGTGCCGCAATCGGCACTGACGCTCGACGATGACGGACGGCTGGGGCTGCGACTGGTCGACGAGGACAGCCGCGCCCGCTTCGTCCCGGTCGAGGTGATCCGCGACACGCCCGAGGGCATCTGGATCTCGGGGCTG